A window of Nitrospira sp. contains these coding sequences:
- a CDS encoding urease accessory protein UreD yields MPPLLSNLPAMADIGRVGCLDLRYRRDGPRTILTASRCTTPWHFFPPAYLDDSGCAFTSLVNPSGGFVAGDHLSIHAELEEGAHVVMTTPSANRVYRSLGDESRQSVTLSVAPGAVIEWFPEVTIPFAGSRFVQTMAVTLAKGATAFIWDSLASGRVARGERWAFTSLRNEIDLTTASGARLLERYHVRPEQEHAGLGLLSAYDYVASFFVVSDAVDPAQWPAVRNTVAEILDSFGSDLLGGVTEPPAPGLAVKLVSRSPEALATGQKLLWEATRRAVLGLARPALRHY; encoded by the coding sequence ATGCCGCCGTTGCTTTCGAACTTACCTGCCATGGCGGACATCGGGCGGGTCGGCTGCCTGGATCTGCGCTATCGGCGCGACGGGCCGCGCACGATCCTGACGGCATCCCGTTGCACCACTCCCTGGCATTTCTTCCCGCCCGCCTATTTGGATGACAGCGGGTGCGCCTTCACCTCATTGGTGAACCCCTCGGGCGGATTCGTCGCCGGGGACCACTTGTCGATTCACGCCGAGTTGGAAGAGGGGGCGCATGTGGTGATGACCACTCCTTCGGCCAATCGTGTCTATCGTTCTCTCGGGGACGAGTCCAGGCAGTCTGTGACGCTCTCAGTTGCGCCGGGTGCCGTGATCGAGTGGTTTCCGGAAGTCACCATTCCGTTCGCCGGTTCACGGTTTGTCCAGACTATGGCCGTGACGTTGGCCAAGGGTGCGACTGCGTTCATTTGGGACAGTCTCGCCTCCGGCCGTGTAGCCAGGGGCGAACGCTGGGCCTTCACGTCCTTGCGCAACGAGATTGATCTCACCACCGCGTCCGGGGCTCGATTGCTGGAGCGGTACCATGTCAGGCCGGAACAGGAACATGCTGGACTCGGATTGTTGTCCGCGTACGACTATGTGGCGTCGTTTTTTGTGGTGAGTGATGCCGTCGATCCGGCGCAGTGGCCGGCCGTGCGCAATACGGTAGCGGAAATCCTGGACTCGTTCGGCAGCGATCTCCTGGGCGGAGTCACGGAGCCGCCCGCACCGGGATTGGCCGTGAAATTGGTGAGCCGGTCGCCCGAGGCATTGGCAACCGGGCAGAAACTCTTATGGGAGGCCACCCGCCGCGCAGTCCTCGGTCTGGCGAGGCCGGCGCTTCGGCATTATTGA